From the Argentina anserina chromosome 3, drPotAnse1.1, whole genome shotgun sequence genome, the window ctttatttatttaattagatTACTATTTTCATTtatgctatatatatagatatacacACCACCAATATCTGTATGGGAAATAATAAAGCCTCTTAAATCTGAAAAGTTCAAAGGAAAAGCTATGTGGACGTCATCTTTGTATATTGTAAACCATGTAGGGTGCTTTAGCACACTAGTATTTCTTACCGAATTAATGCTCAACCATCTTTCCTGCTTAGCAGCAAAGTACTGTCAATGCtcacttattttattttagaatATCATGTCATGCTTCATGTTTAGAGATACTCTTGAGATGCATCATGATTTGTCATTGCTATACTTCAAGGGTCTCATACTGTCTCAGCAtaatatcctttctcttgcaatAGTACTTTCTACTTAATTTCATTTAGTGGCTTAGAGCATGTATAACAGCTTTCTAATTGGTGTATCTTCACTGACCCAAGGAAAATTAAAGTGAAGCTTAAAAAAATTCTTGTTGTTTTTCCACACATTTGATTAACAGTTTTATTATCTATTGATATGCAGTGTTTCTTTGATACTCCGGGAATTTCAATAAACTCCCGCGGAATTCCATACAAGGATTTCAAGGCTCGAGTGGAAAGTTCTTGGAGCTCAGTTAATTTATATGATGTCCTCATAGTTATGTTTGACGTTCATAGGCATCTTACCAGGTTAGTGATCCGCCGCCTTTGGATATTGTGTACATTTTTTTCTGTCCCTGATCCGGTGcctaattatttatttacaatcATTTAGACCTGATGTAAGGGTTATAAAAACGATTAAACGCATGGGTATGGCGCCACACCCAACACAAAAGCGAATACTATGTATGAACAAGGTCGATTTagttgagaagaagaaagactTGTTAACTGTTGCGGAGCAATTTAAAGACCTTCCGGGGTATGAAAGGTAAAGTTTGGTTTCctcagaaaatgaaaaatgtcGGTCATCTTTTAAAAGATGTGCATTTGTTCTTAACAGTGCTTCTAACTTGCTATTTATTTCTTCCTGTAGGCATTTCATGATTTCAGGTCTGAAAGGCTATGGAGTTAAAGATCTTACTGAATACTTGATGCTTCAGGTACGTCAGCTCTTTACTTATGCCATCTTTCTGATTGTCCCCTGTCAAGAAAGAATTCCATAGAAtctttgaaaatatatgttttgatTAATAGCATATTACACTTTGCTGTTGATCTTTTGAAAGTGTCATAACACACAGATGAGCTTCTCCTTAAATAATTATCAGATTCTAGTTGATTATGACTATGGACCATAAGTTTACAAGAGATTTTAGTAGATTTTAATCTCATTTTCTCGAGAGCGTCAAAATTTATCACCTTTTGTTGTTGGATGTCTCGGTGGAAAAGTATATACTGAGATAATATAAAGCACTTAGTGTGACCACTTTGACTGACTTTTTATGTTTAGGCAGTTAAAAGACCTTGGGAAGAAGATCCCTTCACCATGAGTGAGGAAGTTTTGAAGAATATATCATTAGAAGTTGTCCGAGAAAAGTTATTAGACCATATACATCAGGTAGAGCATCTCTCCTCTTTCATGTACTTTGATGGTGTCTATTCTGCATGTTGATGTAATGATTTCCTATATCTGGAATAACTAATTCGAAAATCTCAATTAACAATGAAAATATGTCTTATTTAGGAAATTCCGTACGATATTGATCATCGTTTGATAGAGTGGAAGGAGTTACGTGATGGTTCTATTCGGATTGAACAGCATTTCATCACTCACAAGCCAAGCCAACGCAAGATTCTTGTAGGAAAGAGGGGCTCCAAAATAGGGTAAATACTGAAGTCCTAGTTCcaaaattctttattttttctatAACTTCTATGTGATCAGtattataaaaatttatgaatatgtgcctttctttttAAATCTACTAATATGGAATTTGCATACTTCCCCGTTCACTTTGGAATTATTATCATCCTTGTAAAACATCAAGTATGTAGCCCAGTCGAACCACTATTTACTTTCTACAGAAGTTTGTCTGAAATGCATACTTTTGAAACAGGAGAATCGGTATCGAAGCCAATGAAGAGCTAAGGTCCATCTTCAAGAGGGATGTGCATCTGTTTCTCCAGGTTAGACTTAAATGATTCAGGAGCACACTGAGTCAGACTTTGAGATGGGCTTTTCATGCCATACTATCTAGAAGTCCAAGATAGTGTATAGCCATCCATCAAAGATACATGTGCGCTTCACTTGTGACATACTTAGCAAGTAGAGTTGAATGTCAAAAGTTGCACCATTTCCTTTCGCACTGCAAGATTATGGAAAGAGTCTGGTCTCTCAGTACTCTACTCATGCACTCATCAAATTCACGAAGGGGCTTTAATGGCAGAAAAGCCTTTTGTTTTGGTATTGATATCGGTGACAGATTATAGGAAGTCTCCAGTTACCAAGGGAACATTATAGTACTGGAAGAAGATACAGTATCCTGTCTCTTGATTTTTCTATAGTTACTGACCTTGTTTTTTCTTCGTTTTCAATCCTGTATTTTACATACCAGCATGTATATCTTAGGCAAGGTTCTCTTATTTCAGTCATTTAATTCAGTCTGGAATTACAATAATCATTTCGTGACTGTTAAAGCCTTATGAATGTGGCTTTGCTTGTGTTGTATCTAGAAGTGGTCATTGACCCAAATATTTGTACACCCGTCAATATGGGCTACAGGTTTATTATAGGCTTCTATAATTCTTTACTCTTTAGTATGGTCACAATTGTAAACTTAATGATCTTTTGATAGTGAACTCAACGGTACAAAGTAAAGCTGGGATCAGTACAGAAAATTTAGTTGTTTGGGCAATATCAAGACAATGAGAGATGACTGGCTTTAGCTTTAGTTTaagcctctttttttttttctttttctttttttggtcaaatgaGCATTTAGCCATTAATTTGCAGATGTTTTACCTCTCTAGGTAGTTCAAGATGTGAAAAGGGAGTGGCTTGTTTGATTACAACAATTGACTTGGTGTTGGAAAAAACAAGCTCGAGAATGCCAAAATAAATGACGGCGGATATCGTGTAATGTTCATGGTTTGGCAACAGGCTTCTATTATTTGTTGAAGCTAATAAATTCAAACTTATTCTGAACTTGGATTCAGTCTGATTACATTCAGGTATTCTATATGATAGTCATTCAAATTATCCCAAACATTTTACAGACCTGGAAAAACAGTTGCAGAAAAAATAACATAGTACATCACTTGAAATTATGACAAGGTAAGAGCTACATCACAACCACTGATTTTCAAACATCTAAATACTAGGATTACATACCAAGTGGAAACTTCCTAGTTAACCACACTGAAAGACTGGAATGGGTTAGTCAACTGATCCAGAAGCACAGTGACTGGTGTTGCAAGTCTTGGTTCATAAGCAAAACCATGCAAGTCAccttcaccaccaccaccatattGAACATAAGGGCATGGAGGAACCCATTGCCACACTTTCCTGCACATGTCAAACTGCAAAGCCTTACCGGAACCCCCCGGAATTATAATGATAATGAAGTCTCCATGACCTACGCAATGGAACCCATTCCCGTTTTCGATTGCTGCAAACTGCACATATAGCTGCTGTGGCATTCTCTCCATCTCAAACCAAGTTGTTCCACAAGACTGCAAGCCCCAAATCCTCAAGCTTTTGGGCACATTCAGCCTACTCTTTTCAACTGCAGCAACCAGCAGCAGCTTTCCACTGCTCTCCACCAAGCTCGGGAACCTCAGAAACCTTCTCATGGGAGCCTGAATCTTCCACCAGTTGTTTGCGGCCACATCATAGGCCAAGATACTGAAAGGGCTGTAGTTCATGGAGTAGAGTCTCCCATGAAGATGAACCATTCTTCCCGACTCAAAATTACAAAGCCTTGGCAGAGAAGAGTTGGTTCCCCATAGTGAGAAAAATCCACCACCATCTATGTGGAAGCTTTCAGAAGTCAAGTTCTTCACGGCATATGGAGAGATCATGTCATCTCCGGCAACAGTGACATCAATTGATGTAGGGGTGACACTTAGACCGGTGGAAGGGCAGAGCCTTGACCTCAGAGTTGGAGGCAATTGGGTCAAAGAACCAACAATTGGGTTGGAGAGAATGAGACTCTTTGGACCAGCCTCTTCAGAGACCCAACAGATCAAACCACCGGAAGAAGTACTTGGACAAAAACCAGATGGAACAAGAGGAAAGGAGAGGCGGTACCATGCAAGCTCATAAGGGTCAAAGAGGTACCCTTCACATATGTTAGTAGTGTTACTGCTATTCCCTCCATTGCTGTAAATGTAGCTGTTCTTAGGGCTCTTTTGCTTGAAGAAGAGAAACCAATGGCGCCGGCGGTGAGTGAGCTGGAGGTACAACTCAAGGAAGGCATTGGTGAACAAGAGACCATACCATCTCTTGCAGACGCACCGGGCTCGAAAGAAGGCCGGCGGTGGAAGAAAGGCGATAACGCGATCAAGCAGCTGGCGTGGGAGTCTACTCCATATTCTAGGGTCCAGCCATGGATCATTTGATATGGTGTTAGCAAGAGAAGCACTAGGCCCGGCGCTAGCAGCACTGCTAAAAATGTATGAGAAAGGAAAAGCCAGAGAGGGATGAAAGGCTTCCATGACAAGATATGTGTCTAGAGCTTAGTACAATATGAGTGCAGTTCAAAACAAAGAAGTATGGGATTGAAAGAGTGAGCTAGCTAGTTGTGGAAATGGAGGCTAACATGCATGGTTGCTATTTTTCATCAATGTTAGAAAGTGGAAACTTGCTTTTGGGTGACTGGGAGAATAAGGTGGGTAGGTAACTTGGTCTGTGTGTTTAGAGAAAGCTTAGAAACTGAACATAAGCATGGAACATTAAAAGTGAAAAAGGCTCAGGTGGGTTTCAAGAAGGAAATGTCTATGTTCCAATTCGGGATAGCTTGGTTGAAGAAAGAAGATTATGAAGGgattttggttttgtattgGTTGGAGAGGAACTTGGAAGTGAGGTTGTGAGTATATATAGGACGAGTCGGTGCGTTATTAGCTTTGTCCTGAACTCTCTTTACATCACTAAAATATTGGTTTTCTTTTGCAGTGACTCTGATGGAAGCATAGGTCGTGTTGTTTACTCAAGGCCGAGGTAGATAATTAGACAAGTGCaactttgagagagagagagagagagagagacagagagagcaCATGAATTACCAGCGAGCAGCAGTCCTTGGATTCATTACTGATTATTCATTCACAGTTTCACACTGCAGTGCAGGTACGAACTCTTCTAAGTGAGAGCACCTATTCAACTTTTGCAGGCCACGAGTTGAAGCCGGTCTGAAGAGATAGGACAAGCATGCATTAGATTCGTGAAGATATATAATCATATGCAGCAGTATTAAGCGGAATGATGTAAGTTTGGAGAATGAGTAAACGAATACGTACCTTTAAATTATATGAAGAGGTACGGTGTAGGAATTAGACAATTTTACTCACCAGTAGATGTGCTATATAGTATATATCAGGCCAttctactattttttttttaaagcctgtcttttttcatatattaatCTATTGCTGCCTGAACAAATATCTTGCAAATAAAGAACGACCTTAATTTCTCGGTTGATCGATCTACATGCTATATAGTGAGAAGAACTTATATAGAATTGCCTATaagttcaaaaaaaaaatttgcctATAAGTTAGAGCGACCGTAAATTACAGCATCATATAGCAATGCTTAATATGCCCCCGGGGGAGGCAGAATTAACTTGGTGGTTATTGTCTTCTAAGCAGTAAGCAATGTCGACCAATATTAGAAAGCACATCGCCTATAAAATTGACCTCTGTAAAGACATGTCTAAAAGAAATTAAGTTCATCAAAAGTCGAGACTAGGCTTTCGGTCTCTATAATAATCTACTATTAATCGATGTAAATTTAGAGcatattttttcttctcaaattgcaaaattATAGATCTCGATCGAGCATTTCTTTCTAAAGGAGATCTTGAGAGAATTTATGttgattttataattaattaggaTTCATCTAGGTGTCTGATCAAACTTATCTTAGAAAATACATGCATATTTGCTCTGATACAATATGCCACATGAAGTTGTGAAAGGGTTCTTGACATAACAAACCTTGAACTTTTACTTGACTATACATAAAGGATTATAATTGAGCCTCGGTTCTATATATATCCCATCGTCATGTTCCAACGTAAAAGAAATGTTGCTTACATAAACGATCATATTGCCAATCGATTTCTCAATCAAAATTAAGAATGTTTATTTCAAACGAAAAGATTTTCTCTTCAACTTAAATTAG encodes:
- the LOC126789522 gene encoding GTP-binding protein ERG; its protein translation is MKSLRALRLLSPKPTSSPLSPPLLRRLYSAEPQHSDHPTHTSSSSSESDSEFSFDSTHYDLPASSDPQPENPTWDDKYRRKADRVVPGGEAHKAKLRFLKQEEDERRRRILAKALLEAALEKGDGEEEEEAVVVKEEDQKSVNVGIIGAPNAGKSALTNYMVGTKVSAVSRKTNTTTHEVLGVITEGDTQICFFDTPGISINSRGIPYKDFKARVESSWSSVNLYDVLIVMFDVHRHLTRPDVRVIKTIKRMGMAPHPTQKRILCMNKVDLVEKKKDLLTVAEQFKDLPGYERHFMISGLKGYGVKDLTEYLMLQAVKRPWEEDPFTMSEEVLKNISLEVVREKLLDHIHQEIPYDIDHRLIEWKELRDGSIRIEQHFITHKPSQRKILVGKRGSKIGRIGIEANEELRSIFKRDVHLFLQVRLK
- the LOC126786928 gene encoding protein UNUSUAL FLORAL ORGANS, which produces MEAFHPSLAFPFSYIFSSAASAGPSASLANTISNDPWLDPRIWSRLPRQLLDRVIAFLPPPAFFRARCVCKRWYGLLFTNAFLELYLQLTHRRRHWFLFFKQKSPKNSYIYSNGGNSSNTTNICEGYLFDPYELAWYRLSFPLVPSGFCPSTSSGGLICWVSEEAGPKSLILSNPIVGSLTQLPPTLRSRLCPSTGLSVTPTSIDVTVAGDDMISPYAVKNLTSESFHIDGGGFFSLWGTNSSLPRLCNFESGRMVHLHGRLYSMNYSPFSILAYDVAANNWWKIQAPMRRFLRFPSLVESSGKLLLVAAVEKSRLNVPKSLRIWGLQSCGTTWFEMERMPQQLYVQFAAIENGNGFHCVGHGDFIIIIIPGGSGKALQFDMCRKVWQWVPPCPYVQYGGGGEGDLHGFAYEPRLATPVTVLLDQLTNPFQSFSVVN